The nucleotide sequence ATTTCATTTGGCATACTAAAATATTTTTCTTTATGCAGTTACTTTGCTCATCATTACATCAGCTAGTTGTTTAATTGAATTTCCTTTTAAAAGTTCAACTACAGAAATAACAATATCAAAGTTAACTTTAATCTTATGTTTTATTTCATTAGCCATCATTGAATCTATGCCAAGATCACTAATGGCATCCTCAACTTTTATCTTTGATGCATCAATCTTAGTAACATCCGAGATTATATTCTTAAGACGATTCTCGACAGAAGACTTTTCATCCATGCTTTCTTCAATAGCAGCCTCTTCTAAATCATTTTCTAAAATAGTGTTTTTACTATGCGAAGTATTTTTTGGTTTTTCCTCTTCCAACAAATGTTCAAAGGTTAATGGTATATTTTCTGTGAGATAAGATTTTGTAGCAAGCGACCATTTTACATTAGGAACTACACAAACCTCAGAAAGCTTAGTTCCTATAAGTGATTCTAAAATCTTCTCACCAGCTGCTGGAGAAATGCTTCCTACACCTCTCTCCTCAAAATATTTTGTTAAATCAAGCTCTTCAGCCATTCCTACCTCTGACCATGGTCCCCAATCTATAGCAAGTGCTGGCAAGCCTTTTGATCTTCTGTAATTTGCAAGAGCATCAATAAAAGCATTTGCAGAGGCATAATTACTTTGTCCTGCTGACACAATTAATTTAGATGCCACAGATGCAAACAAGATAAAGAAGTCAAGCTTCTCCTTTGAAAATACCTCATGAAGGTTCCATGATCCTTGTACTTTTGGAGCAAAAACCTGCCTAAAAGTATCTAAATCCATACTATCAATAGGCTTGTCTCTAACTATACCAGCGGTGTGAATTACACCAGCTATTTTAGGCCAATCTTCTTTTTTATATAATTCAACATATTCCTTAAGTTTATCTTTATCTGAAACATCAACATTTGCAATATGAATATTTGCTCCAAGTCTCTCTAGTTCTTTTACAAATTGTATTCTACTAAATATCTTAGAATCCTTATCAACACTTCTCCACTCACATCTGTTAGGCAAAGCCGTTCTTCCCATAAGTATCAAGTTTCTTGCTCCATGTGCTATCATCCATTTACTAAATAGCATACCTAAAGCTCCAAAAGCTCCTGTTATAAGATAACTTGAGTTTTTGTCAAATTCAATTGGAAGCTCATTTTTCTTTGTATCTACTCTATTAATGCGTGAAACAAATCTCTTATTGTCTCTAAATGCAATTTCAGATTCTCTATCAGGTAAAACTATCTCTTTGAATAGAGCTATAATATTGCTTATGTTAGAAGTAGCCTCCACATCAATATCAACTATTCCACCCCATAATTCTGGTTTTTCATTATAACCAAATACTCTTGAAATTCCCCAAATAGAAGACTGATAAAGTCCTTTTTCACTTCCTATTCCATTAACAAATTGTGAGCCTTTAGTAACTGTCCATATCTTAGGTGCTATATTCAATTTACTAATAGCCTTTAACATATTTAAGAGTGCAATACTGCCTATATTGGTTTGAGCTTTAAGACTCTTATCTTCAATTGATTCCTCACCATGTGCATCCAAAGGCCATAGATTTATAATTTTTGTTATTTTTTTATTTTCAGAGAGCTGTATAAATACTTTTTCAAAGCTCTCCTCTTCTTCTGGATTTACCTTAATATGTTCTCCTGATAAATTGGAAGCATACTCTACAGGAATGCACTCCACTCTATTTGATTGAGCTAATTTAATGAACTCACTTCCAAAGCCTGACTTATCGCATAATACAACCCATTTTTCCTCTGAACCTAAAAGCATACTCGCTTCTTCAGCCTTTTCCTTTTCTTCCCAGTCAAAGGAATATAAACATTTATCTATATTTGTACTATCTCTCTTCTCATCATTATTAATATTTCTAGCCTCTATTGAGTCAATCTCAGCAATTATTTGCCCAAATCTATCATATATTTTTAAGTCTGCAACCATATAATCATTTGTTGCTATTCTTGATTTAGCATAAGTCCACATGATTGGTTCAAGCTTTTTATATACTTTAAGTCCTTTAATCCCCATAGGTATCAAGCCTTCTCCTGCTGCATTCCTTACTGAAGGCATTATTGAAATCATGCTTTGAAGTGTAGAATCTAATAATGCAGGATGCAGTACATGGTTTATTTTAAAATCCAAAGTTTCAATAGGAGCTTCTATTAAAGCTAAAACTTCATCTTCGCCTCTCCAAAGCTTTTTTACTCCTTGAAAACTTGTTCCATACTGAAAACCATAGTCACTAATATATTTATAAAATTCGTCCTTACTTATAGTTTCAGTGCATCTATCTTTTATCTCATCTATAGATAATAATCTAGATTCATAAAAATTTATGCTTCTACCTAGTTTTGATATGCAATGGCTTGTCCACTTATTAGTATTACTTGTTGGTCTACTAAACACTTCTATAGTTCTATCTGAAGGATTATAACTTGTACGAACTATAGGCGCATCATCATTATTTAAGAACAATGCCCTACTAAACTGTATGTCCTTCATATAAAATTCTGAATCTTTTACTACTTTTTTAGCGCAAGCAAAAGCTAATTCAATATAACCAGTGGCTGGAAACAATATAGCTCCTTGTATTTTATGCCCACTAAGGAATGGATTTCTAAACTCGCTCATTTCTGTTTCCCAGGAAGGCTTTTCTGATCTAAGGGGACGTCCAAGTATGGAATCCATGTTTTTACCTAATCTGATTTCCTGAGACAATTCGCTCTCTATCCAATACTTTTCGCGCTGCCATGCATACTTAGGAAGTTCAATATAGCTACCAACTGGATAAGTCTGTTCCCAATTAATAGAATACCCTTCCACATAAAGTGAAGCTAAGTTTGATACAATCTCCATTAGTTCATTCTTTTTACGTCTTATAGAACAAAATACCTCACTTTGTTTATTTAAGTCTGTAAAACAATCTTGTATAGAAGTCTTTAATACTGGATGAGGTCCAACTTCTATAAATGTATCATATTCATCATCAGCTATATTTGTAATAGCCTCCTTAAACCTTACAGTGTTTCTAACATTAGAGCACCAATAATCCGCACCATACTCTGTACCTACCATTAACTTACCTGTTACAGTTGAATATATTGGCGTTTTCGCTTTATTTGGTTTTATATCTAATAATGACTCCTTTAGTCCTCCTACAATTTTGTCCATCTCGTAACTGTGATATGCAGCATTTACATTTAAAAATTTAGCAAAAACCTGCTTTTTATCAAGCTCTTCTTTTATACTTTCTAGGACTTCTCTTTTTCCTGATAAAGTAACTGATTTAGAACTATTAATAACTGCTATAGACATTCCCTGTTTATATTTTTCAAGTAAGCTTTTAGCCTCTTCTTCTGAAATTCCTGCAGCAAGCATAGTTCCCTTTCCTTCAGTTTCATTAATCCATCTACTTCTTTCGATTATTACCTTCATTGCATCCTCAAAGCTAAAAATACCAGCTTCAAAAGCTGCTGCCACTTCACCTACACTATGTCCCACAATTGCACTTGGAATGACCCCAAGAGACTTCCATACTTCTGTAAGTGCTATCTGCAAAGCAAAATTTGCTGGCTGAGCATACAGTGTTTCTCCAAGTTTAGACTTATCCTCACTTGCCATTAACTCCTTAATAAGTGACCAACCAGAATACTCCTTAACAAACTTGTCGCACTTTTCAATTACTCCTCTAAAGATTTTATTAGTTTCTAAAAGTTGTCTTCCCATTGCCCACCAGATAGGCCCCATACCTGTATACACGAAAACAGCTTTTTCTTTTTTATGAGACAGTTTACCACCTGTGAAAACTCCCTCTATATCTTCTTTTCTAATAAAGCTATCAATCTTTTCACACAATTCTTCCTTTGTATTAAATACAATTGCCATCCTATAATTATGATGCGCACGTCTTCTAGCTGCGGAATAGCATAAATCTTCTAAACTATATTCATCATCTGCCTTACGTATATGCTTCTTATATTTTTTAACCAATTCCATTAAAGCCGTCTCACTTCTTGCTGATATTGTAAGAACATATGGCAGCTCTCTTTTAGTTACTTCATTTCTATTGCTAGCTTTATTGTTTTTAGAGTAACTACTCATGACTACGTGAGCATTTGTACCACCAAACCCAAAACAGTTTATTCCTATGTAAGATTTACCTCTTTTTGAAGGCAGCTTTTCTAACTTTGTTGGAACCTTTATACACATGCTATCGAATGGTATATTAGGATTTGGAGTATTGAAATTTATACTTGGTGGTATTTGCTTCTTTTTAAGCATAAGAGATGCTTTAATTGTTGCCGCTACTCCTGCTGCCGACTCTAAATGTCCAATATTTGATTTCATAGAACCTATAAAGCACTTATCTGTATTACTTCTATCCTTTCCCAAAGCTGCCCCAATTGCCTTAGCTTCTATAGGATCCCCTACACGAGTTCCTGTTCCATGTGCTTCAATGTATGAAATATCTTTAGCTGATATCCCCGCATTTTCATACACCTCTTCCATAAGCTTTTCTTGAGCCTCACCGTTTGGAACTGTTATTCCCTTTGTATGTCCATCCTGATTTACAGCTGTAGCCTCAATAACGCAATAGATATTATCGTTATCCTCAATAGCTTTATCCAGAGGCTTTAATACTACTATTCCTGCTCCTTCCCCTCTTGCATAACCATTTGC is from Clostridium acetobutylicum ATCC 824 and encodes:
- a CDS encoding type I polyketide synthase yields the protein MAKIAIIGLGLRLPGGADNKEKLWDILAKGVDCTIDVPKDRWNIDLFYNPDRSAIGKTHAFRGGYLNNIDKFDAGFFGITPREASSMDPQQRILLETSWEAFEDAGIDTTKLAGKDVGVYIGAFTVDYKVLQFNSANQPLLESQSATGDMMTMVSNRLSYVYNFTGPSMSIDTACSSSLVSLHLACKAIENNECSMAIAGGVNIMINPQYTIAESKGGFLSPDGRCKSFDAKANGYARGEGAGIVVLKPLDKAIEDNDNIYCVIEATAVNQDGHTKGITVPNGEAQEKLMEEVYENAGISAKDISYIEAHGTGTRVGDPIEAKAIGAALGKDRSNTDKCFIGSMKSNIGHLESAAGVAATIKASLMLKKKQIPPSINFNTPNPNIPFDSMCIKVPTKLEKLPSKRGKSYIGINCFGFGGTNAHVVMSSYSKNNKASNRNEVTKRELPYVLTISARSETALMELVKKYKKHIRKADDEYSLEDLCYSAARRRAHHNYRMAIVFNTKEELCEKIDSFIRKEDIEGVFTGGKLSHKKEKAVFVYTGMGPIWWAMGRQLLETNKIFRGVIEKCDKFVKEYSGWSLIKELMASEDKSKLGETLYAQPANFALQIALTEVWKSLGVIPSAIVGHSVGEVAAAFEAGIFSFEDAMKVIIERSRWINETEGKGTMLAAGISEEEAKSLLEKYKQGMSIAVINSSKSVTLSGKREVLESIKEELDKKQVFAKFLNVNAAYHSYEMDKIVGGLKESLLDIKPNKAKTPIYSTVTGKLMVGTEYGADYWCSNVRNTVRFKEAITNIADDEYDTFIEVGPHPVLKTSIQDCFTDLNKQSEVFCSIRRKKNELMEIVSNLASLYVEGYSINWEQTYPVGSYIELPKYAWQREKYWIESELSQEIRLGKNMDSILGRPLRSEKPSWETEMSEFRNPFLSGHKIQGAILFPATGYIELAFACAKKVVKDSEFYMKDIQFSRALFLNNDDAPIVRTSYNPSDRTIEVFSRPTSNTNKWTSHCISKLGRSINFYESRLLSIDEIKDRCTETISKDEFYKYISDYGFQYGTSFQGVKKLWRGEDEVLALIEAPIETLDFKINHVLHPALLDSTLQSMISIMPSVRNAAGEGLIPMGIKGLKVYKKLEPIMWTYAKSRIATNDYMVADLKIYDRFGQIIAEIDSIEARNINNDEKRDSTNIDKCLYSFDWEEKEKAEEASMLLGSEEKWVVLCDKSGFGSEFIKLAQSNRVECIPVEYASNLSGEHIKVNPEEEESFEKVFIQLSENKKITKIINLWPLDAHGEESIEDKSLKAQTNIGSIALLNMLKAISKLNIAPKIWTVTKGSQFVNGIGSEKGLYQSSIWGISRVFGYNEKPELWGGIVDIDVEATSNISNIIALFKEIVLPDRESEIAFRDNKRFVSRINRVDTKKNELPIEFDKNSSYLITGAFGALGMLFSKWMIAHGARNLILMGRTALPNRCEWRSVDKDSKIFSRIQFVKELERLGANIHIANVDVSDKDKLKEYVELYKKEDWPKIAGVIHTAGIVRDKPIDSMDLDTFRQVFAPKVQGSWNLHEVFSKEKLDFFILFASVASKLIVSAGQSNYASANAFIDALANYRRSKGLPALAIDWGPWSEVGMAEELDLTKYFEERGVGSISPAAGEKILESLIGTKLSEVCVVPNVKWSLATKSYLTENIPLTFEHLLEEEKPKNTSHSKNTILENDLEEAAIEESMDEKSSVENRLKNIISDVTKIDASKIKVEDAISDLGIDSMMANEIKHKIKVNFDIVISVVELLKGNSIKQLADVMMSKVTA